Genomic window (Shewanella psychropiezotolerans):
ATCCATCTGAGGGTATGGGATACCTATGTTAGCTTCATCTAGTGCTAGTTTAATCTGCTCTAGAATTTCAAAATAAGCTGGCCAGTAATCGCTGCCCTTAACCCATGGGCGAACCACGAAGTTAACCGACGAATCGGCAAGCTCAGACAATGCGATAGTGTAAGCAGGATCTTTCAATACATACTGGTTGTTCTCAATAACGCGCGTCAGTACCTTCTTCGTTTCCAAAAGATCTGCATCATAAGAAACTCCGATAACGAAATCGACACGACGAGTATCCATCGCAGAATAGTTAATAATAGTACCGTCCATCATGGCTGAGTTTGGCGCCACAATAAGTTTATTATCCGGTGTCAGTAGCTTAGTTGAGAAAATAGTGATCTCATTGACTGTACCCGCGATACCGGCGGCTTCAACATAATCACCGACACGACATGGGCGGAACATCACCATCAAGACGCCTGAAGCGAAATTAGACAGTGAACCTTGTAGGGCCAAGCCAACCGCTAGACCCGCGGCACCGATAACAGCAACCAGTGATGCTGTCTGTACGCCAATCTGTCCAAGTGTTGCCACTATGGTGAACACAAACACGAGTGACCATGCCATATTTGAGACAAATGAAATAACGGTAGGATCAACTTTACGCTTGGTCATCAACTTACTAGATAACTTCTTAGCAATACCGGCACAATATTTACCGATAACAAAGATGACAATCGCAAAAATGATCT
Coding sequences:
- a CDS encoding mechanosensitive ion channel family protein — encoded protein: MENLEGLIEQAPELIVTYGMKIIFAIVIFVIGKYCAGIAKKLSSKLMTKRKVDPTVISFVSNMAWSLVFVFTIVATLGQIGVQTASLVAVIGAAGLAVGLALQGSLSNFASGVLMVMFRPCRVGDYVEAAGIAGTVNEITIFSTKLLTPDNKLIVAPNSAMMDGTIINYSAMDTRRVDFVIGVSYDADLLETKKVLTRVIENNQYVLKDPAYTIALSELADSSVNFVVRPWVKGSDYWPAYFEILEQIKLALDEANIGIPYPQMDLHLKETPAVASSAAA